The following coding sequences lie in one Halictus rubicundus isolate RS-2024b unplaced genomic scaffold, iyHalRubi1_principal scaffold0022, whole genome shotgun sequence genomic window:
- the LOC143363132 gene encoding uncharacterized protein LOC143363132, whose translation MMNNDCPPTVLLGLRVHVRADVGASPAEFVFGSTLRLPGEFFLSENDSPDPNVFLEEFKRFMREVRPMPVVHNCRKRVFVFKKLQSCTHVFMRRMARKALEQPYTGPHRVVNRITDRVYIIDVNGKERSVSIELLKPAFGLAELPAAATPGTSVVPADACTPGPSGSSRPVLRTYAKRKSVRFMPSAQSSC comes from the coding sequence ATGATGAACAATGACTGTCCTCCGACTGTCCTCTTAGGATTACGCGTGCACGTGCGGGCGGACGTCGGTGCGTCCCCGGCCGAATTCGTGTTCGGCTCGACCCTGCGCCTCCCGGGTGAGTTCTTTCTGTCTGAGAACGACTCTCCCGATCCCAATGTCTTCTTGGAAGAATTCAAACGCTTTATGCGCGAGGTGCGACCGATGCCGGTTGTGCATAACTGCAGGAAGCGTGTGTTCGTATTCAAGAAGCTGCAGTCCTGCACGCACGTCTTTATGCGGCGTATGGCACGGAAGGCTCTAGAACAGCCGTATACCGGCCCGCACAGAGTTGTGAACCGGATTACCGACCGcgtctatattatagacgtGAACGGCAAGGAGCGCTCTGTCTCCATAGAGCTTCTGAAACCTGCGTTCGGTCTTGCGGAACTGCCGGCCGCGGCAACCCCTGGCACCTCCGTTGTGCCCGCCGATGCGTGTACGCCTGGCCCTTCTGGCTCATCGCGCCCCGTTCTAAGAACGTACGCGAAAAGAAAGTCGGTGCGCTTCATGCCGTCCGCGCAAAGCAGTTGTTAA